In one bacterium genomic region, the following are encoded:
- a CDS encoding magnesium transporter, with protein sequence MASLLKKKNTSQAVCQIGDKDVVEKLLRKPHQRMEIFRSLETADQARVIVCQSTRVQKAIVTRLNTHELIPLLNSVDPDQATDLMRLLPDKKAKHLTTQLSEQVREKVEFLLRFHPKTAAGMMDVDYIIVHQDQTFGNVSKLIEKHDLETGRPPIILVMDEASKLLGELPIYALALKPARAKISASVKRLPSLIYNTDEREVVTTFLKHPHRKVVVLDEDKSVLGVIHSDDILAILDKRTTRDLFRFAGVSNEEGALDSPMDKFKHRWLWLVINLGTAFMAASVVGMFEETIAAFTLLAVYMPIVAGMGGNAGTQTMAVAVRGIVLKEIDLASGWKFIGNEILSGAMNGAVNGLIVGLVATFFNHSPMLGVVLAIAMVVNLIIAGFFGAVIPLIMKAFGKDPATSATIFITTCTDVGGFFVFLSLANMLLAKGA encoded by the coding sequence ATGGCTTCATTATTAAAAAAGAAAAATACCAGCCAGGCTGTTTGTCAGATTGGCGACAAGGATGTGGTTGAAAAACTACTACGTAAGCCTCATCAGCGCATGGAGATATTTCGTAGCTTAGAAACGGCTGATCAGGCACGTGTAATTGTTTGCCAATCTACTCGAGTGCAAAAGGCAATCGTAACAAGATTGAATACTCATGAGCTAATCCCGCTACTTAATAGCGTTGACCCAGATCAAGCAACCGATTTGATGCGGCTATTGCCGGATAAAAAGGCCAAGCACCTTACAACTCAGCTTTCTGAACAGGTACGTGAAAAAGTTGAATTTCTATTACGCTTCCATCCAAAAACAGCAGCCGGCATGATGGATGTTGACTATATTATTGTGCATCAGGATCAGACATTTGGTAACGTGTCTAAACTAATAGAAAAGCACGACTTAGAAACGGGCCGTCCGCCAATTATTCTGGTAATGGATGAGGCGTCAAAGCTTCTGGGTGAACTGCCAATCTATGCTTTAGCCCTAAAGCCTGCTCGAGCAAAAATTAGTGCCAGCGTCAAGCGACTTCCATCACTCATATACAACACCGATGAGCGAGAGGTGGTAACGACCTTTTTAAAGCACCCGCATCGCAAAGTGGTGGTATTGGATGAAGATAAAAGTGTATTGGGGGTAATTCATTCGGATGATATCTTAGCTATTCTCGATAAGCGCACCACGCGAGATCTATTCCGTTTTGCTGGTGTTTCTAACGAAGAGGGTGCGCTTGATTCACCGATGGATAAGTTTAAGCATCGTTGGCTGTGGTTGGTTATTAATCTGGGTACGGCATTTATGGCGGCTTCTGTGGTGGGGATGTTTGAGGAGACAATTGCAGCCTTCACTCTTTTAGCAGTTTATATGCCAATTGTTGCTGGGATGGGCGGAAATGCCGGCACGCAAACCATGGCGGTAGCGGTGCGTGGCATTGTGCTTAAAGAAATTGATCTGGCTTCGGGCTGGAAGTTTATTGGAAACGAAATATTATCTGGTGCTATGAACGGGGCTGTTAATGGTCTGATCGTCGGATTAGTGGCAACGTTCTTTAATCATTCGCCAATGCTGGGAGTAGTGTTGGCGATTGCCATGGTGGTAAACTTGATTATTGCTGGTTTTTTTGGTGCCGTCATACCGCTTATTATGAAGGCTTTTGGCAAAGATCCAGCTACTTCGGCCACAATCTTTATTACAACATGTACAGATGTGGGTGGGTTCTTTGTTTTTCTATCATTGGCGAATATGCTTCTCGCAAAGGGGGCATAA
- the rny gene encoding ribonuclease Y gives MEPITLGVAVVALVAGVGAKSVYDKNRSKSAEGEAKKVVDSAKAKAKEITLAAKEESVKIAEEAKADERRRREKLDDAEKRVANREASLDAKFSDLERKSDNLKSSEKEIDAIKDELRTIRKKQEENLEKIAKLKKADATKKIMEMTEKEIKHDLVEYIEKRKREAKETADHNASEIMVEAMERMANEVATERVVTTVVLPSDDVKGRIIGKEGRNIQALERATGVDILVDETPGVVVLSGFDPVRRQVARVALEKLIKDGRIHPARIEEVVKKAQNEIEDEIKKAGEEAGRDAGVVGLPPEIVRLMGSMKFRTSYSQNVLKHSVEMAHLAAMIAEEVGADVRISRRAAYLHDLGKAVTHEMEGKHHHLTRVLLEKYGLDEPTIHAAEAHHDDIEATTPEAVIVRAVDALSAGRPGARGDSVENFAKRMKDLENIANTFPGLEKTYAMSAGREIRVFVRPAEIDDLSAIKLAQEIATKIEATLKYPGTIKVNVIRETRAEEYAK, from the coding sequence ATGGAACCAATTACACTTGGCGTTGCAGTTGTTGCGCTCGTTGCTGGTGTAGGGGCAAAGTCAGTCTATGATAAAAACCGCTCCAAATCTGCGGAAGGTGAGGCAAAAAAAGTAGTTGATAGTGCTAAAGCTAAGGCTAAAGAAATTACCCTTGCCGCCAAAGAAGAATCGGTGAAGATAGCCGAAGAGGCGAAAGCCGATGAACGGCGTCGGCGCGAAAAATTGGATGATGCAGAAAAACGCGTAGCTAATCGAGAAGCTAGTCTAGATGCTAAGTTTTCTGATTTAGAGCGCAAGAGTGATAATTTAAAATCTAGCGAGAAAGAGATTGATGCCATTAAAGATGAGTTACGGACAATCCGTAAAAAACAGGAAGAGAATCTAGAAAAAATTGCTAAGCTAAAAAAGGCCGATGCTACAAAAAAAATTATGGAAATGACCGAGAAAGAAATTAAGCATGACTTAGTTGAGTACATCGAAAAGCGCAAACGTGAAGCCAAGGAGACAGCCGATCACAACGCTTCGGAAATTATGGTGGAGGCAATGGAGCGCATGGCAAATGAGGTTGCTACCGAGCGCGTGGTAACCACTGTCGTATTGCCAAGTGATGATGTAAAGGGAAGAATTATTGGTAAAGAAGGACGCAATATTCAGGCTCTCGAGCGGGCTACCGGTGTGGATATATTGGTTGATGAAACACCCGGCGTTGTGGTGCTATCTGGCTTTGATCCAGTTCGGCGTCAGGTTGCACGAGTGGCCTTAGAGAAACTTATAAAAGATGGGCGGATACATCCTGCACGTATCGAAGAGGTGGTTAAGAAAGCCCAAAATGAGATTGAGGATGAGATCAAAAAAGCTGGCGAAGAAGCCGGGCGAGATGCCGGTGTGGTCGGCTTGCCACCAGAAATTGTTCGCCTCATGGGTTCGATGAAATTTCGCACCAGCTACTCTCAAAATGTTTTAAAGCACTCGGTGGAGATGGCGCACCTGGCGGCAATGATTGCCGAAGAAGTTGGCGCAGATGTACGTATTTCGCGACGGGCTGCTTATTTGCATGATTTGGGCAAAGCTGTAACGCACGAGATGGAAGGCAAGCATCATCATCTCACCCGTGTGTTGCTTGAAAAATATGGCTTGGATGAACCAACGATTCACGCCGCCGAGGCTCATCATGATGATATCGAAGCTACAACTCCCGAGGCGGTGATTGTGCGTGCGGTCGATGCGCTCTCAGCTGGCCGACCAGGTGCACGCGGGGATTCAGTGGAGAACTTCGCTAAGCGCATGAAAGACTTAGAGAATATCGCCAATACATTTCCGGGGCTAGAGAAAACCTATGCCATGTCGGCCGGTCGAGAAATTCGTGTATTTGTACGTCCGGCCGAGATTGATGATCTATCAGCAATCAAGCTGGCACAAGAAATTGCCACAAAAATCGAAGCAACGCTTAAATATCCAGGCACAATTAAGGTAAACGTGATTCGTGAAACTCGCGCCGAGGAGTACGCGAAATAG
- a CDS encoding ABC-F family ATP-binding cassette domain-containing protein has translation MKVRKTSMIKINNLRFEYNHTPVLSGISFTIGPGDRIGLVGSNGAGKSTLLKLIEGKLVPTDGQIDRTRDIAGFMPQELTPWHNLTCRECIEELTGIRVAYAELETASANMLEDEDAYNTALEKVDSIGAYTLDERLPRALQEVGLTTSFLDKKVGDLSGGQQTKLALASILVAKYDIFLLDEPTNNLDIAGIEILERFIAGSKAGFLIISHDRRFLKETMNKIVDLKPDAGGMEFFGGGYTDWRVAQERERASQAKAHREAVNERAKLEGAMQRKMAQSVRTDRAEKGAKDNDKMATDKKNENASKTLAKASKALETRLGRLEDIERPDEEIDLKLLFPTTDTKPGGDMVKLEKATAKYEDKELGPYNYTVRGGDRVAVIGPNGEGKSTFVKLLAGLLMPAKGKREVAEATCIGLVEQQPEFDRPDEPLVDNVARMSGADGTKAATELARFGIARESQMLPANRVSPGQRGKAFLAVHALRATNLLIMDEPTNHLDVRAAEALGKALATYPGSLIVVSHDREFLDDAKISRFAVIQEGRVLSEKETAGYVKVHHLAREKDKE, from the coding sequence ATGAAAGTTCGGAAAACATCAATGATAAAGATTAATAATTTACGATTTGAATATAATCATACCCCGGTACTCAGTGGAATCTCGTTTACGATAGGGCCTGGCGATCGCATTGGTTTGGTGGGCTCAAACGGTGCTGGAAAATCTACACTTTTGAAACTCATTGAGGGCAAGCTCGTGCCAACCGATGGGCAGATTGACCGTACGCGTGATATCGCCGGCTTTATGCCCCAAGAGCTTACGCCTTGGCATAATCTCACTTGTCGTGAGTGCATTGAAGAGCTGACTGGTATTCGAGTAGCCTATGCCGAGCTGGAGACGGCCAGTGCTAATATGCTAGAAGACGAAGATGCCTATAATACGGCCCTAGAAAAAGTTGATTCTATCGGCGCTTATACGTTAGACGAGCGTTTGCCACGGGCCCTCCAAGAAGTTGGCCTGACAACTAGTTTTCTAGATAAGAAAGTTGGCGATCTTTCCGGTGGTCAGCAAACCAAGCTGGCTCTGGCCTCTATTTTGGTGGCCAAATATGATATCTTCCTCCTGGATGAGCCGACCAATAATTTGGACATTGCTGGGATTGAAATACTCGAGCGCTTTATAGCTGGCTCTAAGGCTGGCTTTCTAATTATCTCGCACGACCGTCGATTCTTAAAAGAAACCATGAATAAAATTGTTGATCTTAAGCCAGATGCTGGTGGGATGGAGTTTTTTGGCGGTGGCTATACCGATTGGCGTGTGGCTCAGGAGCGGGAGCGGGCCAGCCAGGCCAAAGCCCATCGTGAAGCTGTTAACGAGCGGGCTAAGCTTGAAGGTGCGATGCAACGTAAGATGGCTCAGAGTGTGCGGACTGATCGGGCGGAAAAGGGTGCCAAAGATAACGATAAAATGGCTACTGATAAGAAAAATGAGAATGCCAGCAAGACACTAGCTAAAGCTTCTAAGGCCCTGGAGACTCGCCTGGGTCGGCTGGAGGATATTGAAAGACCAGATGAGGAGATAGATTTGAAGCTACTCTTCCCTACGACCGATACAAAGCCGGGTGGCGATATGGTGAAGCTCGAAAAAGCCACTGCCAAGTACGAAGACAAGGAGCTCGGTCCGTATAATTATACAGTTCGCGGTGGTGATCGAGTGGCGGTGATTGGCCCAAACGGCGAAGGGAAATCTACTTTTGTAAAGCTACTCGCAGGCTTATTGATGCCAGCAAAAGGTAAGCGTGAGGTTGCTGAAGCTACATGTATTGGGCTAGTGGAGCAACAGCCAGAGTTTGATCGCCCGGATGAGCCATTGGTGGATAATGTGGCCCGGATGTCTGGTGCCGATGGCACGAAAGCTGCCACCGAATTAGCTCGCTTTGGTATTGCACGCGAATCGCAAATGTTACCGGCTAATCGAGTGAGTCCTGGTCAGCGGGGTAAGGCATTTTTAGCCGTACACGCCCTGCGAGCTACAAACTTGCTTATTATGGACGAGCCAACCAACCACCTCGATGTACGGGCCGCCGAAGCGCTCGGTAAAGCGCTGGCTACCTATCCTGGTTCTCTCATTGTGGTCAGTCATGATCGAGAATTTTTAGATGACGCCAAGATATCTAGATTTGCAGTAATTCAAGAAGGTAGGGTACTGAGCGAAAAAGAGACAGCGGGATACGTAAAAGTCCATCATCTTGCCCGCGAAAAAGACAAGGAGTAG
- a CDS encoding DUF1801 domain-containing protein translates to MKHTASIDTYFNQLDPNQRAELERIRDIVLAVAPEALEKISYGMPTMTYKGKVLVHFAAFKNHLSLFPTSGPTEELASKLQDYKTSKGTIQFSVENPLPEKLIREIITIRIRDINQAQ, encoded by the coding sequence ATGAAACATACGGCATCCATCGACACCTATTTTAATCAGCTTGACCCAAACCAGCGGGCAGAGCTAGAACGTATTCGCGATATAGTTTTAGCTGTTGCGCCCGAGGCTTTAGAAAAAATTAGCTACGGTATGCCAACTATGACCTACAAAGGCAAAGTACTGGTGCATTTTGCAGCCTTTAAAAACCATCTGAGCCTCTTCCCTACATCTGGACCTACCGAAGAGCTAGCCTCAAAACTTCAAGACTATAAAACCTCAAAGGGCACAATTCAATTTAGTGTAGAAAATCCCCTGCCGGAAAAATTAATTCGTGAGATTATTACTATTCGAATACGCGACATCAATCAAGCGCAGTAA
- a CDS encoding NUDIX hydrolase: MKMGPDIPDSYYRVSVKALVTDENNHILVVNERGTGWGLPGGGLDWGESAETALEREIWEELGCAAQIEEQPVLISPAHAHPYNQHVLWIIYRANIKPEEIKRTNNVVDAKFMTISELRKNEEDYEMKWESPISFWNELEKLITI, translated from the coding sequence ATGAAGATGGGTCCCGATATTCCAGATAGTTATTATCGAGTTAGTGTAAAAGCTCTCGTTACCGATGAAAATAACCACATACTCGTAGTTAATGAGCGTGGTACAGGCTGGGGTTTGCCTGGTGGTGGCCTAGATTGGGGAGAAAGTGCTGAAACCGCCCTCGAGCGTGAGATTTGGGAAGAGCTTGGTTGTGCTGCGCAAATAGAGGAACAGCCCGTACTCATATCGCCAGCTCATGCCCACCCATATAACCAGCATGTACTTTGGATTATCTATCGGGCCAACATTAAGCCAGAAGAAATTAAGCGTACTAACAATGTGGTTGATGCTAAATTTATGACTATCTCAGAGCTGAGAAAAAATGAGGAAGACTATGAGATGAAGTGGGAAAGCCCAATCAGTTTCTGGAATGAGCTAGAAAAACTTATTACTATATAA
- a CDS encoding YmdB family metallophosphoesterase: protein MKALFIGDVVARIGRRTVQKLLPGLRTELELDLVIAQSENMTTGNGLTIKAIQELMDAGVDAFTGGNHSFKKSVFYPYFEDHSIPVLRPANYPDSRPGRGSLTLDTPYGKFLLISIEGSRYNADQSELSHPLKIADEILKKYTGEKLAGSLIDLHGDLTSEKIASGHYFDGRVSAVVGTHTHVPTADARVLPRGTAHISDVGMTGPDNTVLGVKKEIIIHRWLEDAPRRHEVPTSGSATLSAVLIDIDTKTGLAKSIERVERQTEI, encoded by the coding sequence ATGAAAGCCCTTTTTATTGGTGATGTGGTGGCGCGGATTGGTCGCCGCACAGTGCAGAAGCTCTTACCGGGCTTGCGTACGGAGCTGGAGCTAGACCTCGTCATTGCTCAGTCTGAGAATATGACAACTGGAAATGGGCTGACAATAAAAGCTATTCAGGAGTTGATGGATGCGGGCGTGGATGCGTTTACTGGTGGAAACCATAGTTTTAAGAAGTCCGTTTTTTACCCGTACTTTGAAGACCATTCAATACCGGTTTTACGCCCGGCTAATTACCCAGATTCTCGGCCGGGTCGTGGTTCACTGACACTTGATACGCCGTATGGAAAATTTCTTCTCATTTCTATTGAGGGATCTCGCTATAATGCCGATCAATCGGAACTATCCCATCCACTAAAAATTGCCGACGAAATTCTTAAAAAATACACTGGCGAGAAGCTAGCTGGTTCACTCATTGATCTGCACGGAGATCTCACGAGTGAGAAAATTGCATCGGGCCACTATTTTGATGGGCGAGTAAGTGCCGTAGTTGGTACGCATACTCATGTGCCGACGGCTGATGCGCGAGTATTGCCAAGGGGCACAGCTCATATTTCCGATGTTGGTATGACGGGGCCAGATAATACAGTTCTTGGTGTAAAAAAAGAAATCATTATTCACCGTTGGCTAGAAGATGCTCCACGTCGTCACGAAGTTCCAACATCAGGGTCGGCTACGTTGTCGGCTGTACTTATTGATATTGATACCAAAACAGGCCTCGCCAAATCAATTGAGCGAGTCGAGCGCCAAACTGAAATATAG
- a CDS encoding phospholipid carrier-dependent glycosyltransferase: MQKIRTTPANLLGWVRKHQVGVAIAVLLVASFVSRFYLFGYPNQIVFDEVYFGKFVGAYFSGQYYFDIHPPFAKLLIAGFAKLMGYNPTSSFASIGTTFTDNGYLYLRFLPSLAGALLPLVLFSIARELGLKTRSAFLVGMLVVLDTALLAQSRFILIDSLLLTFSFASLWLFLVWRRRKKLWILLLATILVSLAISVKWIALPFILIPILYEFLHHASFKRMLKILVAYLGVAITLYSLFFVIHVTLLTKTGDGDAFMSQAYQHTLVGNQYADDSSQPPISLIGKILELNREMYAANARLTADHPYGSKWYGWPVMIKPISYWIQGDAQIWLVGNPIVWWGGAIAVIWLVIDLVSKKITTKKLPTALFLLLCFFMAWLPFALISRVMFLYHYFIPLCFAILIIGFVADRIEWKAQITIILLAIAGFILFMPAAYGLAFIQAFTNIRNFIPGWN, encoded by the coding sequence ATGCAGAAAATACGCACAACTCCCGCCAATCTACTTGGCTGGGTGAGAAAACACCAGGTAGGTGTAGCTATTGCAGTCCTTCTCGTCGCCAGCTTTGTGTCGCGCTTTTATTTATTCGGCTATCCCAATCAGATAGTTTTTGATGAAGTTTATTTTGGTAAATTTGTCGGAGCTTACTTCTCTGGTCAATATTATTTTGATATTCACCCACCTTTCGCCAAGCTCCTCATCGCCGGCTTTGCTAAGCTCATGGGCTATAACCCAACCTCATCTTTCGCTTCAATCGGTACCACTTTCACCGATAATGGGTATCTATACTTACGCTTCCTACCTTCATTAGCTGGCGCCCTATTACCACTCGTATTGTTTTCCATTGCACGCGAGCTAGGTCTCAAGACCCGTTCGGCTTTTCTGGTTGGAATGCTGGTAGTTTTAGACACCGCCCTACTGGCTCAAAGTAGATTCATCCTCATCGACAGCTTACTTTTGACTTTTAGCTTCGCGTCACTCTGGCTATTTTTAGTATGGCGACGCCGAAAGAAATTATGGATACTACTGCTCGCCACCATACTAGTTAGCTTGGCAATTAGCGTAAAGTGGATTGCGCTACCGTTTATACTCATCCCCATCCTCTACGAGTTTTTACACCATGCAAGCTTTAAACGAATGCTAAAAATATTAGTTGCCTACCTTGGGGTTGCGATTACTCTCTATAGCCTCTTCTTTGTCATCCATGTGACTCTGCTTACAAAAACAGGTGATGGCGATGCTTTTATGTCACAAGCCTATCAACATACTCTAGTTGGTAATCAGTATGCAGATGACTCTAGCCAACCGCCCATCTCTCTAATAGGCAAGATATTAGAACTAAATCGTGAAATGTACGCTGCTAATGCTCGACTGACTGCCGACCATCCTTATGGTAGTAAATGGTATGGCTGGCCGGTTATGATTAAGCCAATTTCCTATTGGATTCAAGGCGATGCTCAAATCTGGCTGGTTGGTAATCCAATAGTTTGGTGGGGTGGAGCAATAGCTGTTATCTGGCTGGTAATCGACTTAGTCAGTAAAAAAATTACTACCAAAAAATTACCAACCGCACTTTTCCTATTGCTCTGTTTTTTTATGGCCTGGCTACCATTTGCACTTATTTCGCGCGTTATGTTCCTCTACCACTATTTTATTCCGCTTTGTTTTGCCATATTAATAATTGGCTTTGTGGCAGACCGAATCGAGTGGAAAGCGCAAATAACTATCATATTGCTAGCTATTGCTGGCTTTATTTTATTTATGCCGGCAGCTTATGGCTTGGCTTTCATTCAAGCTTTTACTAATATCCGTAACTTTATTCCGGGCTGGAATTAG
- a CDS encoding GreA/GreB family elongation factor → MTQPKISRAEYEAIERRIAVLRSEDEQATQELAEATNNGAETWHDNAAFDAAKDRKNIATLSLTRLEALYKQAKIIEPSENPKKVEIGTCVTYFNEDAGQEHSVCLAGDAAWLMDENWASVKAPLGIALLGARVGEERSFSLPSGEVHIKVIAIAPTQ, encoded by the coding sequence ATGACACAGCCGAAAATTAGTCGAGCAGAATATGAAGCTATTGAGCGACGCATCGCAGTACTGCGGAGTGAAGATGAGCAAGCTACGCAGGAGCTGGCTGAAGCTACTAATAACGGTGCTGAAACTTGGCATGATAATGCCGCCTTTGATGCTGCAAAAGATAGAAAGAACATCGCCACACTGAGCCTAACGAGATTAGAGGCCCTGTATAAGCAAGCCAAAATTATTGAGCCGTCAGAAAATCCAAAAAAAGTTGAGATAGGTACATGTGTGACGTATTTTAATGAAGATGCCGGACAAGAACACTCGGTTTGCTTGGCGGGTGATGCGGCCTGGCTGATGGACGAAAATTGGGCCAGTGTGAAGGCTCCGCTGGGAATAGCACTATTGGGCGCTAGAGTAGGTGAAGAGCGATCTTTTTCACTACCTAGCGGTGAGGTTCACATTAAGGTAATTGCGATTGCGCCAACTCAATAG
- the hisS gene encoding histidine--tRNA ligase: MAIVKPRIQSGFMELNPSDQIIFNRMLDTIRGVYELFGFTPVETPAIELSEILFAKGGGETEQEVYRFERGGRDMALRYDLTVPTARYVAQYEGELSFPFRRYAIGKVWRAERAQAGRFREFYQCDIDIIGSDCVLYDAEVPSVIYATMRALGFTDFTIRVNNRKTLNGLFAELGAGDQSVQVMRVVDKLEKIGSEEVRSQLATLGMSSGAVERLMTFLAIDGSPDDVIAGLRALDVKNDLFQEGVDELTTILEAMRGFGIPEENFRLDLAIARGLDYYTGTVYETVLNDYPGVGSVCSGGRYDDLASYYTKTRLPGVGISIGLTRLFYKLREAGVVESGSSTPSRVLLCPIDETGRSGAIKLASQLREAGISTQIYLEVVKLAKQLRYADRLGVPCAVIVGEKEVAEDVYTVKDMVSGEQDLLTIDALIKKLS, encoded by the coding sequence ATGGCCATTGTAAAACCACGTATTCAATCCGGTTTCATGGAGCTTAATCCATCAGATCAGATCATCTTCAATAGGATGCTCGACACGATTCGTGGCGTATATGAACTATTTGGCTTTACGCCCGTTGAAACCCCGGCTATCGAATTGTCGGAGATTCTTTTTGCAAAGGGCGGAGGTGAGACTGAGCAGGAGGTTTACCGATTCGAGCGTGGTGGCCGCGATATGGCCCTGCGTTACGATCTGACGGTACCCACCGCACGTTACGTCGCGCAGTACGAAGGTGAATTGTCATTTCCGTTCCGTCGTTACGCGATTGGGAAGGTGTGGCGAGCTGAGCGTGCTCAGGCGGGGCGATTTCGTGAGTTCTACCAGTGCGATATCGACATCATCGGTTCTGACTGCGTCCTCTATGACGCTGAAGTTCCGAGTGTCATCTATGCAACCATGCGTGCGCTGGGGTTCACGGATTTCACGATTCGTGTAAACAACCGTAAGACGCTCAACGGACTGTTCGCAGAGCTTGGTGCCGGCGATCAATCGGTTCAGGTAATGCGAGTGGTCGACAAGCTGGAAAAGATTGGATCTGAAGAGGTGCGATCTCAGCTTGCTACCCTTGGCATGTCCTCAGGCGCCGTCGAGCGCTTGATGACCTTTCTTGCAATCGATGGCAGTCCTGATGATGTGATTGCTGGCTTACGTGCGCTGGATGTCAAGAATGACCTCTTCCAAGAGGGGGTTGATGAGCTCACCACCATTCTGGAGGCGATGCGAGGTTTCGGGATTCCGGAAGAGAACTTCCGGCTCGACCTTGCGATTGCTCGAGGTCTCGACTACTACACTGGAACCGTTTACGAGACGGTTCTGAACGATTATCCAGGCGTAGGTAGCGTCTGCTCAGGTGGGCGATATGATGATCTGGCATCTTACTACACTAAGACGCGTCTTCCAGGTGTTGGTATCTCCATTGGTCTTACCCGCTTGTTTTACAAGCTGCGTGAGGCTGGTGTGGTGGAGTCTGGATCATCTACGCCTTCTCGTGTACTGCTGTGCCCCATAGATGAGACAGGGCGATCGGGTGCTATCAAGCTGGCAAGTCAATTGCGCGAGGCCGGTATTTCAACCCAGATCTACCTCGAGGTCGTGAAGCTGGCTAAGCAATTACGCTATGCCGATCGACTCGGTGTGCCGTGTGCGGTCATCGTTGGTGAAAAAGAAGTAGCCGAGGATGTGTACACGGTTAAGGATATGGTGTCTGGCGAGCAGGATTTGCTTACCATCGACGCCCTTATCAAGAAGCTCTCCTAG